A single region of the Geobacillus subterraneus genome encodes:
- a CDS encoding DNRLRE domain-containing protein produces the protein MEGKSIFNYRYVAMILSCCLIFSIVVPPFAQAALGKSERVVQKSRNIEANIGDLPTKRPKSKLELESRRTKYSTRYLNPDGSFTEEIYLQPQFYQDPLDKKWKKINNDLKPNGADMFENTANAFKVTFAKQSSQPELVSIKENDRILSFIPINAKNVQGVAKNNEIIYKGLFEQTDVRYRLQGNAVKEDIILNNKPSSNAFTFEMKLKGVKAVAKKDGTIVFEDSKGNPKWYLEKPYMFDANHKYSDQVAFHLRQNSGKTYIDVIVDESFLQDPDTIYPVTIDPTINEWDVLRDNFIAYNFPDSVYSSNTYMHTGYNSYFGTTRALVRFYLPSLPSDSVISSATFNAYQTNADGQQVSIDLHRITSNWSSSVTWNNQPSIRSTKESTTTNNTANTYWSWDITQLVKDWYNGIQPNYGLMLKQQNESSSPYRTFNTVNNSVNTPRITINYWVEPIGQESFWTTTKDGVNPANGNLVLQTTDLAISGLGEDVEFTRTYNSRKSGSNGMFGYGWMSNLEMNIWDAGSGPVTFVDGDNTRHIFGEKVGGGYEAAGGVYLDLIKNGDGTYTITKTDGTKLYFNTNGKLSRMVDTNGNTTTLNYNANGKLASITDASARTTTIAYGTNGYVSSITDPANRTISYEYDASGNLTKVTDAQGNATIFTYDSDHNLTSIKNARNITTTIGYDTLDRVTSIERPITINGALTNSTTNYSYDKTNGVTSVTDGEGRRVDYTYNANGNIIQITENPLDAQNKAVTTFDYDNNNNLTRVVEPNENKANGTAAFIYQYDEKGNIVSVQLPENQSAQYTYDLQNNLIKEQDFNSNVSTFDYDQNNNQTEAIDPYTQSVSQRYDNLGNLQYSTYPMSTADNLVSNSSFEFDHNADNWPDNWTKAVESGKIATFSWTTTSKFGNKAISISNSTGWAIVSSDKQPYDGGVYVASGYVKTSSMSARALIKVEYFDAQGNWLNQKISYGLAGTNDWTRLHVVADNAPSGTQTIRVSVGVNAGSGTAYFDGIQLEKGTVVSAYNLVDNSSFERDMNSDGIPDNWTTSGNLSTNDGLDTTVANIYVGSKSFKITGESGKNKHIKQRINISGDSNTKLTLSGWSKQEGANPNGGYYSLQVAIHYTNGTTDWGYANDFDKAKTDWQHVTAEVKPKQAFDYIEVYYYYFNQTGTAWFDAMRLEVGASHTSYTYDAKKNYVTQIKDPAGDTVSFGYDAVGNQTSVTDGKGKTTSYEYNANNQLTKVTDPNGNVTTYGYDGVGNRTSVKNAKNYITNYTYNELNQVSGFTNPLNQTTSFAYDKNGNLTKVTYANGDKVSYSYNALNRLVSIAYNGLTKWTLNYDANGNVTSVTDGSGNTITYTYDKNNRPTRISKGASNSIAYGYDNNGNVMSTSITVGTTTDTIGYSYNPLDQLVVLSRNSANLARFTYDERGNISSIIHANGTYTAYEYNDANQLKSIKNFGANGNVLNYFNYSYDANGNITSVETNNGTITYQYDALNQLTKETLADGTTITYEYDAVGNRTKKIVNNGTTTTTTYTYDAADQLTAVNGQAYTYDANGNLTNNGNKTFVYDDDNRLIEVKNVSGTTIASFTYDQLGRRISKTTSSGTIYYHYDGDSNQVLYETDANNNIVAEYTWDYQGNPVTMTKGGVTYYYHINGHGDVTALTDANGNVVAQYQYDAWGNIISQTGTMASSNPYRYAGYRYDEETGLYYLMARYYDANIGRFITRDTFHGFEDDPQSLNQYAYANNNPVVNIDPDGQFAMLIPAAYAAAVAVLGTALVYYAIKALDAVGELIDQSFARVKTKPNYRSKYELHHIVAQKAKKAQPARNVLSKVGLNVNNPQNLISIKTGLHRRLHTNKYYETINNIMNYAYNKKYSYKTNRKRVIAALDAIKVWLKTKSFFSPF, from the coding sequence GTGGAAGGAAAGTCGATATTTAACTATCGCTATGTGGCTATGATTCTCTCATGTTGTTTAATTTTTAGTATTGTCGTCCCCCCATTTGCACAAGCTGCTCTTGGGAAATCGGAACGCGTAGTGCAAAAAAGCCGAAATATTGAAGCTAACATTGGTGATCTTCCCACGAAACGGCCAAAATCAAAATTAGAGCTCGAGAGCAGACGGACAAAGTATTCGACAAGATACTTGAATCCGGATGGAAGCTTTACTGAAGAGATATACCTGCAACCCCAATTTTATCAAGATCCTCTTGATAAGAAATGGAAAAAAATTAATAACGATCTAAAACCCAACGGGGCCGATATGTTTGAGAATACGGCTAACGCCTTCAAAGTAACATTCGCAAAACAATCGAGTCAACCTGAACTTGTTTCGATCAAAGAAAATGATAGAATCCTTTCGTTTATCCCAATAAATGCGAAAAATGTGCAAGGTGTTGCGAAAAATAATGAAATCATTTATAAAGGGTTATTTGAACAAACCGATGTGCGATATCGCCTTCAAGGCAATGCGGTCAAAGAGGATATTATTCTTAACAATAAACCTTCCAGCAATGCTTTTACTTTTGAGATGAAACTAAAAGGGGTAAAGGCTGTTGCTAAAAAAGACGGAACGATCGTCTTTGAAGACTCAAAAGGGAACCCTAAGTGGTACTTAGAAAAGCCATATATGTTCGATGCGAACCACAAGTATTCTGATCAAGTTGCCTTTCATTTACGTCAAAATAGCGGCAAAACTTATATTGATGTGATAGTAGATGAGAGCTTTTTACAAGATCCAGACACCATATATCCGGTAACGATTGACCCTACGATCAATGAATGGGATGTTTTGCGGGATAATTTTATTGCCTATAATTTTCCTGATTCTGTCTATTCGAGCAACACATACATGCATACAGGTTACAACAGTTATTTCGGAACGACTCGTGCTTTAGTGAGATTTTACCTTCCGAGTCTTCCGAGTGATAGTGTCATTTCCAGCGCTACATTTAATGCCTATCAAACAAATGCCGATGGTCAACAAGTATCTATTGATTTACATCGAATTACAAGCAATTGGTCTTCTTCTGTTACCTGGAATAATCAGCCTTCTATTCGAAGCACAAAAGAATCAACGACAACAAACAATACGGCCAATACGTACTGGAGCTGGGATATCACTCAGTTGGTCAAGGACTGGTACAATGGTATTCAGCCGAACTACGGCTTGATGCTGAAACAGCAGAACGAATCGTCTTCTCCATATCGCACATTTAATACGGTAAACAATAGTGTTAATACGCCGCGCATTACGATTAATTATTGGGTAGAGCCAATCGGCCAAGAATCTTTCTGGACGACCACTAAAGATGGGGTGAATCCAGCAAACGGAAACCTTGTTTTACAAACAACGGATCTTGCTATTTCTGGTCTAGGCGAAGATGTTGAATTTACGAGAACATACAATAGCCGAAAGTCCGGATCGAATGGGATGTTTGGTTATGGATGGATGTCTAATCTCGAAATGAATATTTGGGATGCAGGCAGTGGACCAGTTACGTTTGTTGATGGAGATAATACTCGTCATATTTTTGGTGAAAAAGTTGGCGGGGGATACGAAGCTGCTGGTGGTGTCTATCTCGATCTAATCAAAAATGGGGACGGCACTTATACAATAACCAAAACCGATGGTACGAAACTTTATTTCAATACAAATGGCAAACTTTCTCGCATGGTCGATACAAATGGGAACACGACTACATTGAATTATAATGCAAACGGAAAATTAGCTTCAATTACAGATGCATCAGCAAGAACGACGACGATTGCCTATGGAACAAACGGATATGTATCGAGTATCACCGACCCAGCAAACAGAACCATCTCTTATGAGTATGATGCTTCCGGCAACCTAACGAAAGTTACGGATGCTCAAGGAAACGCGACCATTTTTACGTATGATTCGGATCATAATCTAACAAGTATTAAAAATGCCCGAAATATTACGACGACAATTGGTTATGATACACTCGACCGCGTAACAAGCATTGAACGCCCTATTACGATTAACGGCGCACTTACAAATAGTACCACAAATTATTCATATGACAAAACCAATGGTGTTACGTCGGTCACAGATGGCGAAGGGAGACGGGTAGATTATACGTACAACGCTAACGGCAATATTATTCAAATCACAGAAAATCCTTTAGATGCTCAAAACAAGGCTGTGACAACATTCGATTATGATAATAACAATAATTTAACCCGAGTAGTGGAACCAAATGAAAATAAGGCGAATGGAACCGCAGCGTTCATTTATCAATATGACGAAAAAGGAAATATTGTCAGCGTTCAATTGCCAGAAAATCAGTCGGCACAATATACGTATGATTTGCAAAATAATCTTATCAAAGAGCAGGATTTCAACAGCAACGTCAGCACATTTGATTATGATCAAAATAACAATCAAACCGAAGCGATCGATCCTTATACACAATCAGTTTCACAGCGATACGATAATCTGGGAAATTTGCAGTATTCGACGTATCCAATGTCTACAGCTGATAACTTGGTAAGTAACTCTAGCTTCGAATTCGATCATAATGCGGATAATTGGCCAGACAACTGGACAAAGGCCGTAGAATCAGGGAAAATCGCTACATTCAGTTGGACGACAACAAGCAAATTTGGGAATAAAGCGATCAGCATTTCGAATTCGACCGGATGGGCGATTGTCAGTTCTGATAAGCAGCCGTATGATGGTGGAGTTTATGTGGCAAGCGGTTATGTAAAAACATCGTCCATGTCTGCCAGAGCTCTTATTAAAGTTGAATATTTTGATGCGCAAGGAAACTGGTTAAATCAAAAAATTTCTTATGGGTTGGCAGGAACGAACGATTGGACTCGGCTTCATGTCGTCGCGGATAATGCTCCATCGGGAACTCAGACGATTCGGGTATCTGTCGGTGTAAACGCTGGTTCTGGGACTGCTTATTTCGACGGGATCCAATTAGAGAAAGGAACGGTTGTCAGCGCCTATAATCTTGTTGATAATTCCAGCTTCGAGCGAGATATGAATAGTGATGGAATTCCTGACAATTGGACGACAAGCGGCAATTTATCAACAAATGATGGACTAGATACAACAGTTGCGAATATATATGTTGGAAGCAAGTCATTTAAAATCACAGGAGAGTCTGGGAAAAATAAGCATATTAAACAACGGATTAATATTTCTGGCGACAGCAACACTAAACTTACGTTGTCTGGATGGTCCAAACAAGAAGGAGCCAATCCAAACGGCGGTTACTATAGCTTGCAAGTAGCAATCCACTATACGAATGGTACAACCGATTGGGGTTATGCAAACGACTTTGATAAGGCGAAGACCGACTGGCAGCATGTGACAGCGGAAGTCAAGCCGAAACAAGCGTTTGATTACATTGAAGTGTATTACTACTATTTTAATCAAACCGGAACCGCATGGTTTGATGCGATGCGCTTAGAAGTGGGAGCTTCCCATACTTCTTACACGTATGATGCGAAGAAAAACTATGTAACCCAAATCAAAGATCCGGCAGGAGATACGGTTTCTTTCGGTTATGATGCCGTAGGAAATCAGACAAGTGTAACGGATGGAAAGGGAAAAACGACTTCTTATGAATATAATGCCAATAACCAATTGACAAAAGTCACGGATCCAAACGGCAATGTGACGACGTATGGTTATGACGGTGTAGGAAATCGTACATCGGTTAAGAATGCAAAGAATTATATAACCAACTATACGTATAATGAGTTGAATCAGGTTTCTGGTTTCACGAACCCGTTAAATCAAACGACGTCCTTTGCCTATGATAAAAACGGTAATCTCACAAAGGTTACCTACGCCAATGGCGATAAGGTATCCTATAGCTACAACGCGCTGAACCGCCTTGTTTCGATTGCTTACAATGGCTTGACGAAATGGACGTTGAATTACGATGCCAATGGCAACGTGACATCGGTCACGGATGGTAGTGGAAATACGATCACGTACACGTATGATAAGAATAATCGTCCAACACGAATCAGTAAAGGGGCATCTAATTCCATTGCCTATGGCTACGACAATAACGGAAACGTGATGTCCACCTCCATCACAGTGGGTACAACAACCGACACCATCGGATACAGCTACAACCCGTTGGATCAGCTAGTCGTGTTGTCCAGAAACAGCGCCAACCTTGCGAGATTTACGTACGATGAGCGAGGGAATATTTCATCCATCATCCATGCGAATGGCACCTATACCGCCTACGAGTATAATGATGCCAACCAGTTAAAATCGATTAAAAACTTTGGCGCGAACGGCAATGTCTTAAATTACTTCAACTACAGCTATGATGCCAATGGCAACATTACCAGTGTGGAAACCAACAATGGAACGATCACGTATCAATATGATGCGTTGAATCAGTTGACAAAAGAAACACTAGCAGACGGGACGACCATCACGTACGAATACGATGCTGTGGGGAACCGTACGAAGAAAATTGTAAATAATGGAACGACTACTACCACAACATACACGTATGACGCCGCCGACCAATTAACAGCGGTCAACGGACAAGCGTACACGTACGATGCCAATGGCAATTTAACGAACAACGGCAATAAGACATTTGTGTACGATGATGACAACCGTCTCATTGAAGTAAAAAATGTATCTGGTACAACCATCGCGTCTTTCACGTACGATCAGCTTGGAAGACGCATCAGCAAAACAACATCAAGCGGAACCATCTATTATCACTATGATGGTGACTCGAACCAAGTGCTATATGAAACAGATGCCAACAATAACATCGTGGCGGAGTATACGTGGGATTACCAAGGAAACCCAGTTACAATGACCAAGGGTGGGGTAACTTATTACTACCATATAAATGGTCACGGTGATGTCACGGCATTAACCGATGCAAATGGTAATGTTGTGGCACAGTATCAGTATGATGCTTGGGGAAATATTATTTCGCAAACAGGCACGATGGCTTCGTCTAACCCATATCGTTATGCTGGTTATCGTTATGATGAAGAAACTGGATTATACTATCTCATGGCACGTTATTATGATGCGAACATTGGTCGGTTTATTACAAGGGATACGTTCCATGGGTTTGAGGATGATCCGCAGAGTTTGAATCAATATGCTTATGCTAATAATAACCCTGTAGTGAATATAGATCCTGATGGGCAATTTGCCATGCTCATTCCTGCAGCTTATGCTGCGGCAGTGGCAGTTTTAGGCACTGCGTTAGTTTATTATGCAATTAAGGCACTTGATGCTGTGGGAGAATTAATTGATCAAAGTTTTGCTAGAGTAAAAACAAAACCGAACTATAGATCTAAATATGAGTTACATCATATAGTCGCACAAAAGGCCAAAAAAGCACAACCAGCTCGTAATGTATTGAGCAAGGTCGGTCTCAATGTAAATAATCCTCAAAACTTAATTAGCATTAAAACAGGGCTGCATAGAAGATTGCATACAAATAAATACTATGAAACAATTAATAACATCATGAATTATGCCTATAATAAAAAGTACAGTTATAAAACAAACAGAAAAAGAGTAATTGCAGCTCTTGATGCAATTAAAGTATGGTTAAAAACAAAGAGTTTCTTTTCACCGTTCTAA